A single region of the Streptomyces caelestis genome encodes:
- a CDS encoding ROK family protein has protein sequence MRLSESARVVFDVLAGTGTATRPQLAAGAGLSKPTVSSAVAELEAVELAAHSGRAFGGTGRSAAIYRLGPAAGAVLAVDLGPAVTRVRGCALDGTLLAEGTGSRPEAADTVRKVLDALPAGAPLRAVVVAVGDVPIRDRAGERPATAKAGPVFDAMAVALPEGVPVHLENNVNCAALAELHEGAAVGRDTFGYLRIGVGIGLAVVIGGRVLRGANGAAGEVARLPYPWDDDRAPRHEGLEQRMGSRTLLRRAAEAWQDGDGPRPRTAERLLALAGQGHATAGAVVASHAADVGRLAAAVAAVLDPGLIVLGGGTGADPQLLPGVRAELARLSWPTEVVSSVVGDTGTVAGASRLAVAHGIQTVTGAVRAKH, from the coding sequence ATGCGCCTGAGTGAGAGTGCCCGTGTGGTGTTCGACGTACTGGCCGGGACGGGCACGGCCACCCGCCCCCAGCTGGCGGCCGGTGCGGGCCTTTCCAAGCCGACCGTCTCCTCCGCCGTGGCCGAGCTGGAGGCCGTCGAGCTCGCCGCCCACTCCGGCAGGGCCTTCGGCGGTACCGGCCGCAGCGCCGCGATCTACCGTCTCGGGCCGGCCGCCGGCGCCGTGCTCGCCGTCGACCTGGGGCCCGCCGTGACGCGGGTGCGCGGCTGCGCCCTGGACGGCACGCTGCTCGCCGAGGGCACCGGGTCCCGGCCGGAGGCCGCCGACACCGTCCGCAAGGTCCTCGACGCCCTGCCCGCCGGGGCCCCGCTGCGGGCCGTCGTGGTCGCCGTCGGTGACGTCCCCATACGGGACCGCGCCGGGGAGCGCCCCGCGACCGCCAAGGCCGGACCCGTCTTCGACGCCATGGCCGTCGCCCTGCCCGAGGGCGTCCCCGTCCACCTGGAGAACAACGTCAACTGCGCCGCCCTCGCCGAGCTCCACGAGGGCGCCGCTGTCGGCCGCGACACCTTCGGCTACCTGCGCATCGGCGTCGGCATCGGACTCGCCGTCGTCATCGGCGGCCGGGTGCTGCGCGGTGCGAACGGCGCCGCCGGTGAAGTGGCCCGGCTGCCCTACCCCTGGGACGACGACCGCGCCCCGCGCCACGAGGGCCTGGAGCAGCGCATGGGCTCGCGCACCCTGCTCCGCCGGGCGGCCGAGGCCTGGCAGGACGGTGACGGGCCCCGCCCGCGCACCGCCGAGCGGCTCCTCGCCCTGGCCGGGCAGGGGCATGCCACGGCTGGTGCCGTGGTCGCCTCGCACGCCGCCGACGTGGGCCGGCTCGCCGCCGCCGTCGCCGCCGTACTGGACCCCGGGCTGATCGTGCTGGGCGGCGGCACCGGCGCGGATCCGCAGCTCCTGCCCGGTGTGCGGGCCGAGCTGGCCCGGCTGAGCTGGCCCACCGAGGTGGTCAGCAGCGTGGTGGGCGACACCGGCACGGTGGCGGGCGCCAGCAGGCTCGCGGTCGCCCATGGAATTCAAACCGTGACCGGAGCTGTACGGGCGAAGCATTGA
- a CDS encoding N-acetylglucosamine kinase, giving the protein MQDSTPYVVGIDVGGTKTHLRALAGGESVVDRVSSSAGWRPHEPGAAAGRLAALVRDALPADALPSAVAVGGHACETPRQCEAIRAELQERLGVPALVVGDAELLVPAAGLDKGVGLVAGTGSVAVGRLPDGGPVQVGGWGAVLGDEGGAAGLVREAARAVWAAHDRGEEPDALATGLVAAFGVAEVPALGAALEAATDVSGEWGRHSPVVFAAAGAGSPLASAVIADGGRALASLVVRLAGRGVPVDDVVVAGGTVLAQPALYEAFTSALAESLPAARPQRLRVPPVEGAVALARSLL; this is encoded by the coding sequence GTGCAGGACTCCACGCCTTACGTGGTCGGTATCGACGTGGGCGGCACCAAGACGCATCTGCGTGCCCTCGCGGGCGGCGAAAGCGTCGTCGACCGTGTCAGCAGCAGTGCGGGTTGGCGGCCGCACGAGCCCGGGGCCGCGGCCGGCCGGCTGGCCGCGCTGGTCCGTGACGCCCTGCCGGCGGACGCACTCCCGTCCGCCGTCGCCGTGGGCGGTCACGCCTGCGAGACGCCACGCCAGTGCGAAGCCATCCGGGCCGAGCTCCAGGAGCGGCTCGGGGTGCCGGCGCTGGTCGTGGGCGACGCCGAACTGCTCGTTCCCGCCGCCGGGCTGGACAAGGGCGTCGGTCTGGTCGCCGGTACCGGTTCGGTCGCGGTGGGGCGGCTGCCCGACGGCGGTCCGGTCCAGGTCGGTGGCTGGGGCGCGGTGCTGGGCGACGAGGGCGGCGCGGCCGGACTCGTACGCGAGGCCGCGCGGGCCGTCTGGGCGGCGCACGACCGCGGCGAGGAGCCCGACGCACTCGCGACCGGTCTGGTCGCGGCCTTCGGCGTGGCCGAGGTGCCCGCGCTGGGCGCCGCGCTGGAGGCCGCCACGGACGTCTCCGGCGAATGGGGCCGGCACTCCCCCGTGGTGTTCGCCGCCGCCGGGGCGGGCTCACCGCTCGCCTCGGCCGTGATCGCCGACGGCGGCCGGGCGCTGGCCTCGCTCGTCGTACGGCTCGCCGGGCGCGGGGTCCCGGTGGACGACGTGGTGGTGGCGGGCGGCACGGTGCTCGCCCAGCCCGCGCTGTACGAGGCGTTCACCTCCGCGCTCGCCGAGTCCCTGCCCGCAGCCCGCCCCCAGCGGCTGCGCGTGCCGCCGGTCGAGGGCGCGGTGGCGCTGGCCCGTTCGCTTCTGTGA
- a CDS encoding phosphatase PAP2 family protein — MPSPAGPIATASVNRRGFLRTSLGASAGLLAAPAVATWLAAADAKAATGPAAFVDDYKSNVLTNQTPETNAVLRILGGMSQVWKTGDAWDTGRVLDPEVLRANMRYCARVTTSRTEAQAKEAFLYDRQHQSYAMIGGLGPLAGLYKSGAKAVTSITSAPDGTPPGKISDTLPSDAPAGSALGAGSHESELGTVAKLVDTVRGPFASGNPAKFAFQYPRPWRMNEDSEVVDTGKKDALGYPVYDSDVVVAPQLLRQRSENPEEDGGFPSGHTNAFHLAGLAYAYAVPERFQELVTRAFELSHTRIMSGMHSTVDVIGGRIMATALTAATLADPANAELKAAARAQALAYFTQKTGTTADTLYAYAHSDADDTYADRDANARAVGHRLTYVLPRRGPKDPLTAPKGAEVLLETRLPYLSAAQRREVLRTTALPSGYVLLDGLEQWGRLNLFAAADGYGAFDTDVTVTLDAAAGGFHAADSWRNDIEGDGGLTKRGTGRLTLTGHNRYHGGTVVEDGTLVAASPNALGQGDVRVTGGTLRADKVLRVRGSYVQEGESTLELLLRKDHGPALTVSRRVLLGRGSVLSLRLDAERPPVAGTTVPVLSAPGLRGRFDHVELDSTTLRAVPVHTADGLSVRLVKR, encoded by the coding sequence ATGCCGTCACCAGCCGGGCCCATCGCCACCGCGTCCGTCAACCGGCGGGGCTTCCTCAGGACGTCCCTGGGCGCCTCGGCCGGTCTGCTGGCCGCGCCCGCCGTCGCCACGTGGCTCGCCGCCGCCGACGCGAAGGCCGCCACGGGCCCCGCCGCGTTCGTCGACGACTACAAGTCGAACGTCCTGACGAACCAGACCCCCGAGACCAACGCGGTCCTCCGGATCCTGGGCGGCATGTCCCAGGTGTGGAAGACCGGCGACGCCTGGGACACCGGCCGGGTCCTGGACCCCGAGGTGCTGCGCGCCAACATGCGCTACTGCGCCCGGGTCACGACATCCCGCACCGAGGCGCAGGCGAAGGAGGCCTTCCTCTACGACCGCCAGCACCAGAGCTACGCCATGATCGGCGGCCTTGGTCCGCTCGCCGGCCTGTACAAGTCCGGTGCCAAGGCGGTCACGTCGATCACCAGCGCCCCGGACGGCACGCCCCCGGGGAAGATCAGCGACACCCTGCCCTCCGACGCCCCTGCCGGATCCGCGCTCGGCGCGGGCTCCCACGAGTCGGAGCTCGGCACGGTGGCCAAGCTGGTGGACACCGTGCGCGGGCCGTTCGCCTCGGGCAACCCGGCCAAGTTCGCCTTCCAGTACCCGCGTCCGTGGCGGATGAACGAGGACAGCGAGGTCGTCGACACCGGGAAGAAGGACGCCCTCGGCTACCCGGTGTACGACTCGGACGTGGTCGTGGCCCCGCAGCTGCTGCGGCAGCGCTCCGAGAACCCGGAGGAGGACGGCGGGTTCCCGAGCGGCCACACCAACGCCTTCCATCTGGCCGGGCTGGCCTACGCCTACGCGGTGCCCGAGCGTTTCCAGGAACTGGTGACGCGGGCGTTCGAGCTCAGCCACACCCGGATCATGTCGGGCATGCACTCCACCGTCGACGTCATCGGCGGCCGGATCATGGCGACCGCCCTGACCGCGGCGACGCTGGCCGACCCGGCGAACGCGGAGCTCAAGGCGGCGGCCCGCGCCCAGGCCCTCGCCTACTTCACCCAGAAGACCGGCACGACGGCGGACACGCTGTACGCCTACGCCCACTCGGACGCCGATGACACCTACGCCGACCGCGACGCCAACGCCCGTGCGGTCGGGCACCGGTTGACGTACGTCCTCCCCCGCCGCGGCCCCAAGGACCCACTCACCGCGCCGAAGGGCGCGGAGGTCCTGCTGGAGACGCGGCTGCCGTACCTGAGCGCGGCCCAGCGCCGCGAGGTACTGCGCACGACCGCGCTGCCCTCCGGATACGTCCTGCTGGACGGCTTGGAGCAGTGGGGCCGGCTGAACCTGTTCGCGGCGGCGGACGGGTACGGCGCCTTCGACACCGACGTCACGGTGACGCTGGACGCGGCGGCCGGGGGCTTCCACGCGGCCGACAGCTGGCGCAACGACATCGAAGGTGACGGCGGACTGACCAAGCGCGGCACGGGCAGGCTCACCCTGACCGGCCACAACCGGTACCACGGCGGGACCGTCGTCGAGGACGGCACGCTGGTCGCCGCCTCGCCGAACGCCCTGGGACAGGGCGACGTCCGGGTCACGGGCGGCACACTGCGCGCGGACAAGGTCCTGCGGGTACGCGGCTCGTACGTCCAGGAGGGCGAGTCGACGCTGGAGCTGCTGCTGCGCAAGGACCACGGCCCGGCCCTCACGGTGAGCCGGCGCGTGCTGCTGGGCCGGGGCAGCGTGCTGTCGCTGCGGCTCGACGCCGAGCGGCCGCCGGTCGCGGGGACGACCGTCCCGGTCCTGTCGGCTCCGGGGCTGCGCGGCCGGTTCGACCATGTCGAGCTGGACTCGACGACGCTGCGGGCCGTGCCCGTCCACACCGCTGACGGTCTGTCGGTGCGACTCGTCAAGCGGTGA
- a CDS encoding phospholipid carrier-dependent glycosyltransferase yields the protein MRGLWITPAVPRPLSLPPPSPAGATRRCRGRWPLPLLVALLLAQMAFAMVTTAVRQTPTIDEPVYVGAAVEYTHEHRLRHNPEHPPLGKLVIGAGVALADPRVDPFFTGEQGAVGRHLLYETGNDPWWLMLWARLPVIALTLLFGLVVFAFARELSGTAGALAALALYCFSPDVIAHGSLATLDVPAAGFVLTSSWLLWRARRGPRLCVPLAGVALGAALATKMHTLPAVPVLMALAAMSVWHASAGGRRRDAGRVLVRAVAGAGVLAVAAVAVVWVTYLMVDPRLRWNPEQHVPTVRGLRGLLVEALPFPEAYRDGMRIQFGLENRPWQGFLFGRLYSGSLWYYLPAALLVKTPLGTLALWAAGAVVVVAVRRLRPAAPYVLAAPAVLLAAAMQGARDLGTRYAVFLPLFLAVAAGCVLVVRRRWVPVMVGALVAFVAAGSLRAYPYYLPYSNEVFGGPGRTREFLHDSNVDWGQDLGRLAERLRERYPGERVWLVYKGSGVPSFYGIRARDPRGVPVGDVRGVLAVSDSAAAKATGRLAELIGSSRPVDDVGHSITIYRR from the coding sequence ATGAGGGGCCTCTGGATCACTCCCGCCGTCCCGCGGCCGCTGTCTCTCCCGCCGCCGTCGCCGGCGGGGGCCACGCGGCGGTGCCGCGGACGGTGGCCGCTGCCGCTCCTCGTGGCCCTGCTGCTCGCGCAGATGGCCTTCGCCATGGTCACCACCGCCGTGCGGCAGACCCCGACGATCGACGAACCGGTGTACGTGGGCGCCGCAGTCGAGTACACGCACGAGCACCGGCTGCGCCACAACCCCGAGCACCCGCCGCTCGGCAAGCTCGTCATCGGCGCCGGGGTGGCTCTCGCGGATCCGCGTGTCGACCCGTTCTTCACCGGGGAGCAGGGCGCGGTGGGGCGGCATCTGCTCTACGAGACGGGCAACGACCCGTGGTGGCTGATGCTGTGGGCCCGCCTCCCGGTGATCGCGCTGACGCTGCTGTTCGGGCTGGTCGTCTTCGCCTTCGCCCGTGAACTGTCCGGTACGGCCGGGGCGTTGGCCGCGCTCGCCCTGTACTGCTTCTCCCCCGACGTCATCGCCCACGGCTCGCTCGCCACGCTCGACGTGCCGGCCGCCGGGTTCGTACTGACGTCGTCGTGGCTGCTGTGGCGGGCCCGCCGCGGGCCCCGGCTGTGCGTGCCGCTCGCCGGGGTGGCGCTGGGAGCGGCCCTGGCCACGAAGATGCACACGCTTCCCGCCGTACCGGTGCTCATGGCGCTGGCCGCCATGTCGGTGTGGCACGCGTCGGCAGGTGGCCGCAGGCGGGATGCGGGACGGGTTCTGGTGCGGGCGGTCGCCGGTGCGGGAGTCCTGGCTGTGGCGGCGGTCGCCGTCGTGTGGGTGACGTATCTGATGGTCGATCCGCGGCTGCGCTGGAACCCGGAGCAGCATGTGCCGACCGTGCGGGGGCTGCGGGGGCTGCTGGTCGAGGCGCTGCCGTTCCCGGAGGCGTACCGGGACGGGATGCGGATCCAGTTCGGGCTGGAGAACCGGCCGTGGCAGGGGTTCCTGTTCGGCCGGTTGTACTCGGGCTCGCTCTGGTACTACCTGCCGGCCGCGCTGCTGGTGAAGACACCGCTCGGGACGCTCGCGCTGTGGGCCGCCGGGGCGGTCGTCGTGGTCGCGGTACGCCGCCTGCGGCCGGCCGCGCCCTATGTACTGGCCGCACCTGCGGTACTGCTGGCGGCGGCCATGCAGGGGGCGCGGGACCTCGGCACTCGGTACGCCGTCTTCCTGCCGCTGTTTCTCGCGGTGGCGGCCGGTTGCGTTCTCGTGGTGCGGCGGCGGTGGGTCCCCGTGATGGTGGGGGCGCTGGTGGCGTTCGTCGCGGCCGGCTCGCTGCGTGCGTACCCCTACTACCTGCCGTACTCCAACGAGGTGTTCGGCGGACCGGGCAGGACGCGGGAGTTCCTGCACGACTCCAACGTGGACTGGGGGCAGGATCTGGGGCGGCTCGCGGAGCGGCTGCGGGAGCGGTATCCGGGTGAGCGGGTGTGGCTGGTCTACAAGGGCAGTGGGGTGCCGTCCTTTTACGGCATCCGGGCCCGCGATCCGCGTGGCGTGCCGGTCGGTGACGTGCGGGGGGTGCTGGCGGTGTCGGACTCGGCGGCCGCGAAAGCGACGGGGCGGCTGGCCGAGTTGATCGGCAGCAGCCGCCCCGTTGACGACGTCGGGCACTCCATCACGATCTATCGCCGTTGA
- a CDS encoding DUF3662 domain-containing protein has protein sequence MGALSALEETLENRWEALWARVLDKEPVEVVDALRQECDDNAVVCRAGRVMVPNAYDVELPDEVHDQLTRHGTSVGQALTDSLSQHAERRGYEFAGPLAVHVAKCPDVPNGRYRVASRVMQHVSTDGFFHASH, from the coding sequence ATGGGCGCCCTGAGCGCGCTGGAGGAGACACTGGAAAACCGATGGGAGGCCCTGTGGGCGCGGGTCCTCGACAAGGAACCGGTCGAGGTCGTCGACGCCCTGCGGCAGGAGTGCGACGACAACGCCGTGGTGTGCCGGGCGGGCCGGGTCATGGTCCCCAACGCCTACGACGTGGAACTCCCCGACGAGGTGCACGACCAACTGACGCGCCACGGCACGAGCGTGGGCCAGGCCCTCACCGACAGCCTGTCCCAACACGCGGAACGCAGGGGCTACGAGTTCGCGGGCCCGCTCGCGGTACACGTTGCGAAGTGCCCCGACGTGCCCAACGGACGCTATCGCGTGGCCAGTCGCGTCATGCAGCACGTGAGCACGGACGGCTTCTTCCACGCGTCCCACTGA
- a CDS encoding MurR/RpiR family transcriptional regulator, which yields MPSPQQARAQASAITSGKSAPEAEVSPSARLRALFDRPRLSPGQRRIAQYLIENITEAAFLSITDLADRVGVSQPSVTRFASAVGFSGYPALREKLQSIALGTLAGGGPAEENRGNELQAAVDAEIENLENLRRDFADPNLVIDIGRKLASSTPLTVLGLRISVSLAEYFAYAARRIHPDVRLVTRGGSVAYDALLQSREAGGTWVLAFSMPRHAQETLTAVQVARGAGLKVALITDLALGPLADEADVVFSLGTGSRLVFDSYAAPGVMCSALLQAMTDADPERTQARLEEYEQVADQHQFFLRD from the coding sequence GTGCCATCGCCGCAGCAGGCACGCGCACAGGCATCCGCGATCACCTCGGGGAAGTCCGCACCCGAAGCGGAGGTCTCCCCGTCCGCCCGGCTCAGGGCGCTCTTCGACCGGCCCCGGCTGTCCCCGGGCCAGCGGCGCATCGCCCAGTACCTGATCGAGAACATCACCGAGGCGGCGTTCCTGTCCATCACGGATCTCGCGGACCGGGTCGGCGTGAGCCAGCCGTCGGTGACCCGGTTCGCCTCCGCGGTCGGCTTCAGCGGTTACCCGGCGCTGCGGGAGAAGCTCCAGTCGATCGCGCTCGGCACCCTCGCGGGCGGCGGCCCGGCCGAGGAGAACCGGGGCAACGAGCTCCAGGCGGCGGTCGACGCCGAGATCGAGAACCTGGAGAACCTGCGGCGGGACTTCGCCGACCCGAACCTGGTGATCGACATCGGCCGCAAGCTGGCGTCCTCGACCCCGCTGACGGTCCTCGGCCTGCGCATCTCCGTCTCGCTGGCCGAGTACTTCGCCTACGCCGCCCGGCGGATCCACCCGGACGTACGGCTCGTGACGCGGGGCGGCAGCGTCGCCTACGACGCCCTGCTCCAGTCGCGCGAGGCGGGCGGCACCTGGGTGCTGGCGTTCTCCATGCCCCGGCACGCCCAGGAGACCCTGACGGCCGTCCAGGTCGCGCGGGGCGCCGGGCTCAAGGTCGCCCTGATCACCGACCTGGCGCTCGGGCCGCTCGCGGACGAGGCCGACGTCGTCTTCTCCCTCGGAACCGGATCGCGCCTGGTCTTCGACTCCTACGCCGCCCCGGGCGTGATGTGCTCGGCGCTGCTCCAGGCCATGACGGACGCGGACCCGGAACGGACGCAGGCGCGGCTGGAGGAGTACGAACAGGTCGCCGACCAGCATCAGTTCTTCCTCCGCGACTGA
- a CDS encoding antibiotic biosynthesis monooxygenase, with translation MSTTEVRHREPVTTVLTWQVRPGRERQFEEWTHGITRCARQFPGNEGVSWLTPEDGHRYHAVLRWSDQHRLAAWLESEERAHWHRRIEDVATEVSSERQSTTGMETWFSLPGTTVQAPPRWKMVFTTFLGAYPFTLLIQWLVTPHTTGWPLPLRAAVFPLVLLPVLTYLVMPRLSRLLRLWLYPRDGH, from the coding sequence ATGAGCACCACCGAAGTCCGGCACCGCGAGCCGGTGACCACGGTTCTGACCTGGCAGGTGCGTCCCGGCCGGGAGCGGCAGTTCGAGGAGTGGACGCACGGCATCACCCGCTGCGCCAGACAGTTCCCGGGCAATGAGGGCGTCTCCTGGCTCACGCCCGAGGACGGCCACCGCTACCACGCCGTGCTGCGCTGGTCCGACCAGCACCGGCTCGCCGCCTGGCTGGAGTCCGAGGAGCGCGCGCACTGGCACCGGCGGATCGAGGACGTCGCCACCGAGGTCAGCAGCGAGCGCCAGTCGACGACCGGGATGGAGACCTGGTTCAGCCTGCCCGGCACCACCGTGCAGGCCCCGCCCCGGTGGAAGATGGTCTTCACGACGTTCCTCGGCGCCTACCCGTTCACCCTGCTCATCCAGTGGCTGGTGACGCCGCACACCACCGGCTGGCCGCTGCCGCTGCGGGCCGCCGTGTTCCCGCTGGTGCTGCTGCCGGTACTGACGTATCTGGTCATGCCGAGGCTCAGCCGGCTCCTGCGGCTGTGGCTGTATCCCCGCGATGGCCACTGA
- a CDS encoding SpoIIE family protein phosphatase: protein MTSEPVTPAEPGAAPDLVELAKIVARQRAELDRLRDQAAMSAVVERAKGAVMALTGCSADAADEWLLQRAKAARHTLLEECWITLGSLAPASPGPGEATEPAGPGTTGFGSDVLPETAAPDDVAIALARLGQALVRVMTPHDLARCLLEHLAPDMAADTVMIYARRPDGGLELIGHAGIDDRLAAQWSQVPPLSGLAALDALRTGEPRWLEDLAPDERRDPLLGDPPERWRSRAWLPVPATGSAEVCIGVLRGRAGSFTPRDRAHLRGVAGLCAGRLRAFDAPPERAEDAATDAVQALFDALPIAAMLLSPLRAASGETEDFRVEAATSRAGDLLGRPGEELAGRRLLEFRPALAHEPLWQGCLHTLATGEPYESEPFAHEEVVAGIAALSTYSARVAQLEDTLVVTWIRHGSSDRQEQRLADVQRLGNLGWANWSLATQEASWSTQVFAVFGRDPAHGPVPLTELPELALPEDAPALTRAVRALVQEGRAFDLPFRVRTSGGIRHLRLVAETVADMHGTPVEVHGVVQDMTARRRAELALVESEQAILTQHDVLQAERTLAARLQHALLPLANRPVHLAGLRVEVAYLPAQSDVHVGGDWFSAVELPEGDALLVVGDVAGHGVDAVATMAQLRFTAKGMVITGSSLTGALARLNTLLLHSRDSHATATMVLARYEPRQRRLVWAQAGHPPPLLLRDGEVRYLSRPRGTLLGATTAPVFGEAECRLLPGDRLILFTDGLVEHPPESIDRGLGRLADAVTAAHAAGSGSLGQLLAQMLPDERRDDVCVVDVRVPRVREA from the coding sequence GTGACGAGCGAGCCCGTGACCCCGGCGGAGCCCGGTGCCGCACCGGACCTGGTCGAACTGGCCAAGATCGTCGCCCGGCAGCGTGCCGAGCTGGACCGGCTGCGCGACCAGGCGGCCATGTCGGCTGTCGTGGAGCGGGCCAAGGGCGCGGTGATGGCGCTGACCGGGTGTTCCGCGGACGCGGCGGACGAGTGGTTGCTGCAGCGGGCCAAGGCGGCGCGCCACACCCTGCTGGAGGAGTGCTGGATCACGCTGGGATCCCTGGCGCCCGCCTCACCCGGCCCGGGTGAGGCGACCGAGCCCGCCGGCCCCGGCACCACCGGCTTCGGCTCCGATGTCCTGCCGGAGACAGCCGCGCCGGACGATGTCGCCATCGCCCTGGCCCGCCTCGGGCAGGCCCTCGTTCGGGTGATGACACCGCACGACCTCGCCCGGTGTCTGCTGGAGCATCTCGCGCCCGACATGGCGGCGGACACGGTCATGATCTACGCCCGCCGGCCCGACGGCGGACTGGAACTGATCGGGCACGCCGGCATCGACGACCGGCTGGCCGCCCAGTGGAGCCAGGTGCCGCCGCTGAGCGGGCTCGCGGCGCTGGACGCGCTGCGGACGGGCGAACCGCGCTGGCTGGAGGACCTCGCCCCGGACGAGCGGCGGGACCCGCTGCTCGGGGACCCGCCCGAGCGGTGGCGGTCGCGCGCCTGGCTGCCCGTGCCCGCCACGGGCTCGGCCGAGGTCTGCATCGGCGTGCTGCGTGGCCGCGCCGGGTCGTTCACGCCCCGCGACCGCGCTCATCTGCGGGGCGTCGCCGGGCTGTGTGCCGGGCGGCTGCGCGCCTTCGACGCGCCGCCCGAGCGGGCCGAGGACGCCGCCACGGACGCGGTGCAGGCGCTGTTCGACGCACTGCCGATCGCGGCGATGCTGCTCAGCCCGCTGCGGGCCGCGTCGGGCGAGACCGAGGACTTCCGGGTGGAGGCCGCGACCTCGCGGGCGGGTGACCTGCTGGGCCGCCCCGGTGAGGAACTGGCCGGGCGGCGGCTGCTGGAGTTCCGGCCGGCGTTGGCGCACGAGCCGCTGTGGCAGGGCTGCCTGCACACACTGGCCACCGGGGAGCCGTACGAGAGCGAACCGTTCGCGCACGAGGAGGTCGTGGCGGGCATCGCGGCGCTGTCGACGTACTCGGCGCGGGTGGCGCAGCTGGAGGACACGCTGGTCGTCACCTGGATCCGGCACGGCTCCTCCGACCGGCAGGAGCAGCGGCTGGCGGATGTCCAGAGGCTGGGCAACCTCGGCTGGGCGAACTGGAGTCTGGCCACGCAGGAGGCCTCCTGGTCGACCCAGGTGTTCGCCGTCTTCGGCCGGGACCCCGCGCACGGCCCGGTGCCGCTCACCGAGCTGCCGGAGCTCGCGCTGCCCGAGGACGCCCCTGCGCTGACCCGTGCCGTCCGGGCACTCGTCCAGGAGGGGCGGGCGTTCGACCTGCCGTTCCGGGTCAGGACGAGCGGTGGCATCCGGCATCTGCGTCTCGTGGCGGAGACCGTGGCGGACATGCACGGCACGCCCGTCGAGGTGCACGGTGTCGTCCAGGACATGACGGCCCGGCGGAGGGCGGAGCTGGCCCTGGTCGAGAGCGAGCAGGCGATCCTCACGCAGCACGACGTGCTCCAGGCCGAGCGGACCCTGGCGGCCCGGCTCCAGCACGCGCTGCTGCCGCTGGCCAACCGGCCGGTGCATCTGGCGGGACTGCGCGTCGAGGTCGCCTACCTGCCCGCCCAGTCGGATGTGCACGTCGGCGGTGACTGGTTCAGCGCCGTGGAACTGCCCGAGGGGGACGCGCTGCTGGTGGTCGGCGACGTCGCCGGGCACGGTGTCGACGCCGTCGCCACGATGGCGCAGCTCCGCTTCACCGCGAAGGGCATGGTCATCACGGGCTCGTCGCTGACCGGCGCGCTGGCCCGGCTGAACACGCTGCTGCTGCACTCCCGTGATTCCCACGCGACGGCCACGATGGTGCTGGCCCGGTACGAACCCCGGCAGCGCCGTCTGGTCTGGGCCCAGGCGGGGCATCCCCCGCCCCTGCTTCTGCGGGACGGCGAGGTGCGGTATCTGAGCCGGCCCAGGGGCACGTTGCTCGGCGCGACCACGGCGCCGGTCTTCGGGGAGGCGGAGTGCCGTCTCCTGCCGGGCGACCGGCTCATCCTGTTCACCGACGGTCTGGTCGAGCACCCTCCGGAGAGCATCGACCGGGGCCTGGGACGTCTCGCCGATGCCGTGACGGCCGCACACGCTGCCGGGTCGGGATCACTGGGGCAGTTGCTCGCGCAGATGCTGCCGGACGAGCGGCGGGACGACGTGTGCGTCGTGGACGTCCGGGTTCCGAGGGTGCGCGAGGCGTAG
- a CDS encoding flavin reductase family protein, which produces MAGLDAFIGRLDPDMYVVTAVAGGERAGCLVGFASQCSLRPVRFVVWLSELNHTFRVARNAEVLAVHLLAREQHGLAERFGGQTGDRTDKFEGVRLREAYGGAVVLEDAPAWFVGRIVTRAGGGDHIGFVLDPVEWGGDEAYDGPLLRLSGAHTIEPGHPVD; this is translated from the coding sequence ATGGCGGGCTTGGACGCGTTCATCGGGCGGCTGGATCCCGATATGTACGTGGTCACGGCCGTCGCGGGCGGTGAACGGGCGGGGTGCCTGGTCGGATTCGCCTCGCAGTGTTCGCTGCGGCCCGTGCGGTTCGTGGTGTGGCTGTCCGAGCTGAACCACACGTTCCGGGTGGCCCGGAACGCCGAGGTGCTCGCCGTGCACCTGCTCGCCCGTGAACAGCACGGCCTCGCCGAGCGGTTCGGCGGGCAGACCGGCGACCGGACGGACAAGTTCGAGGGCGTCCGCCTGCGGGAGGCGTACGGCGGGGCCGTCGTGCTGGAGGACGCACCGGCCTGGTTCGTCGGCCGGATCGTGACGCGCGCGGGCGGCGGCGACCACATCGGCTTCGTCCTCGACCCGGTCGAGTGGGGCGGAGACGAGGCGTACGACGGGCCGCTGCTGCGCCTCTCCGGCGCTCACACCATCGAGCCCGGTCACCCGGTCGACTGA